In Leptospira bouyouniensis, the sequence TCACCGAATTGAATGTTACTCTTAATAATTCACTTGCAAAACCAGATGACATCGAAAAGGCAAAAAATCGTCTCGCAGAAATAGAATCCAGTTTTGATTTATCGCCAATGCGTAAAATTGTCGAACTAGAAAAAGCAAAGATGATCATCGACAATCGTTTAACAACACAAAACTTAACAGAACCACAAGTTAGGATCCAAAAGGAACAAGATGCGATTGAAGTATCACTTCCAGGAGTTTCCAATTCTGCAGCGATCTTAGAGATTTTACAAAATACTGAAACAGTCGAATACCGATTAGAAGAACCAAATTCTTTTACATATAAAAAAATCATAAGTGATAGTGAAAGTCGACTTATGGAGCTTGGACAAAGAGAAAAAACTGACATTTATCTTTTCCAAGAACTTGTTAAAAACAAAGCAGGGAAAAAAGCCCAAGATGAGTTTCTTGCAGGCCTTGAAAAAAAATACAATATTCCAAAAGATTATAAGGTATATGCAATGTGGGCTCGCGGTAATTCTGCAAAGTCCACTTTACTTCCTAGGAGTTTTGTTGTATTAGAAAGAAAAATTGCTCTTTCTGGAAATGATATGACCAATGCACAACCGTCATATAATTCCAACTCATATGGATGGATGGTAAGTTTTACGCTGACTCCAAATGGGGCTGAGAAATTTTTTGATTTAACTTCGGAAAATCGGGGCCGTAACCTAGCAATTGTTTGGGGAGATAAAGTTATCTCCAATCCTGTGATCAATGACCCGATTGCTGGCGGAAGAGCTGAGATTTCAGGAAGTTTTTCAGAACAAGAAGCAATTCGATTGGCGAATGTCATTTCTGAAGGCGCCCTGCCGATTCCTCTTTCTGTTCTTGAGATGCGTTTTATTGGACCAACTCTCGGGATTGAATCGATTGAAGTTGGTGTAAAAGCTGTTGCGATTGGATTTTTTCTCGTAATGGTATATATGATCTTCTACTACCGGTTAGGTGGATTTATAGCAGACTTATCGTTACTTGTAAATATCATTATTCTTGCGGCTCTCCTTACTTTAATGGACTTTACACTTACTTTGCCAGGGATTGCGGGGATTATCTTAACTGCAGGTATGGCAGTAGATGCAAACGTGATTATTTATGAGAGGATTCGTGAGGAAATCGAAGAAGGGCGTGCACTTTCGATTGCCGTCACAAGAGGTTTTGAAAATGCTTTCTGGACCATTATGGATGCAAACGTAACCACTCTCATTGCAGGGATTTTAATGATCCGTCTCGGAAATGGACCTATCAAAGGTTTTGCGATCACTCTTTGTTGGGGAATTGTCACAACACTTTTCACATCCTTATTTTTGTCTCGTTTGTTTATGGAACTTTCCGTTAATCGATTCGGAATCCATCATTTGAACCTAAGACCTTTTTTCTTTGGAAAAAAAGAGGTAAAACATGTATAATATCAATTTCACGAAGTATAAATATTTCACTCTGAGTATTTCTTTTTTGGCCATAGTTTTAGGATTTGTCATCACCTTCGCTAAGTATGGTGGGTTTGCTCACTCACTCGATTTTAATGGTGGACTAAGGACAGTTGTAGAATTACCCAAGGATAAAACTCGTGCGGACTTAGAATCCTATTTCCAAACGAAAAAAATTGAAGCGGTTGTCATCTTACTCGAAAAAGAAAAAAACATTTTTCAATTGGACATCGGACTTGGCTCACTTTCTACGATTGAAGAGTTGTTTAAAGAAATTCCCGAAGACAAAAGGGAATCTTCTACATCTGCAATTGACAGGTTTGTGCAACTACTTCGATTTGAATTTAACTTACCGAAAGAAAAGGTATTATCTGCAGACCAAGTGGGCGCTGTAGTAGGTGGGGAACTCACAGAAGTGGGTATCACATTACTCCTAACAACACTTGGGATTATCCTATTGTATTTAAGTATTCGATCTCAATTTAAGTTTGCCCTCGCATCTGCAATTGCTCTTGTGCATGACATTCTCATGACTCTTGCTCTCATTGGATTTTTACAAATCAAACCTAGTGTTCCGATCATCGCAGCCCTCCTTACGTTACTTGGTTACTCCATAAACGATAAAATTGTTGTATTTGACCGGATCCGTGAGAATGCTCATGGTAAAGACAATTTAGCACTTTCCAACATCATCAACGTATCTATTTCGCAAACATTGGGAAGGACGATCAATACATCCTTTACAACAATGATTTCGGTAGTAGCAATCATTGTTGGTGGTGCAGCCGAATTGTATGATTTTGCATTTGTTTTACTATTTGGTGTGATTGTCGGAACCTATTCTTCCATCTACATTGCGGCTCCTATTTCTGAGATTTATGATAGGCTCAGGAAAAAAAGATTCACTTAATAGGGATTAGATGAATGTAGAGAAAAGGAAAGAACTTTATTCTCTGCATTCCCTGCTTGGGTTTCTTGCCATGGGAAAAACTGGTGGAAACCCTCCTGTCTCAGCCGTTCTCACAGATTTAAATGGCAATGTTATAGAAAAAGCTCACACCCAAGAGTATGGTGGAAACCATGCTGAAAGGGAACTTTTTTCATTACTTCAAAAACAACATTCTTTAAATCAAATCATTCCAAAAGAAAGTCCATTATCGGAAACTAACGAAGCAGATACGAGTCAGAAGAATACGAATTCGGGAGTTTTTCTTTCTGACTTCATTTTATCGGTAAGCCTTGAACCTTGTACCCATTTTGGAAAAACACCACCTTGCCGTGATTTGGTGCTCGAATCCAAACCAAAAGAACTTTTGATTGGTTGGAAAGATCCAAATCCATTGGTTATATCAGGAGACTGGGAATCCTATCAGGAAAAGGGCATTACCGTTCGTTTGGATCCAATGCTTGCCAATACATCTATTCCATATTTGCAAGGTTTTATAAAACGTATACAAACGGGATTACCTTGGGTTTGGATCAAATCTGCGACTTCCAAAGAAGGAAATTACGCTGATTCATCTCTTAAAAAAGAGCGAGTGAGTTCGGTTGAAATCGATCTCTACTTACAAATCTTACGAGCAAAATTTGATGCTGTGGCATGTGGTCCGAATACAATCTTTATCGATGAACCATCGTTACACTTTCGGATCACTGAGGAAATGATCCGTTTGGCGGGGTTACCAAAACGTCAAACAGAACTAATTCCTTTTTTTGAAGCAGCAACAAATTTGTTTACTTCACTTACAAAATGGGCAAGGGACACAACTTTACTCCACCAATTAGAAGAAGGAAAATACCAACCCTATCGAGTCTTTGTTTTGGATCCAAAACGTCTACCTAGTGAGAATTTTTTCTCCAAACAAATGGAACTTAATGATCGTTACGGTGAAAAAAAATGTATTTTTTTTGTAATTGTGGATACTATTAATGTTGAAGCAGAAATATTTGATTTGCCTTTCGAAATCAGAAACCAAATGGAAACACTTTCCCTACATCCTATTTTTCCTATAGGGAAAAATGACGGGGACCTATTTTTAAAAACCCTGGGAAAATTTGGAATTAATTCTTTGTTATGCGAAGCAGGTAGTTTTTTTCCTAACTTTTTAAACGAAAATTTGTCAGATGAAGATTGTATATTAGAAATTCGAAATTTTGAAAAATCAATTCCTCATGGGATTCCATTTGTTTACCAAAATGAGCACATCCTTTCTGAATTTAAAATTGGTTCCAATTCTGTATTCATACGAAAACCAAAAAGGAGTACATAGAATATGTTTACTGGACTTGTTGAAACTTTAGGGAAAGTCGTTCAAATCGAACCTATTGATTCTGGAATTCAATTTACCATCCAAACGGAATGGGAAAATCCAGATATCAAACTTGGTGACTCAATTGCCATAAACGGTGCTTGTATGACCGTTACAAAATTTTCTGACTTGGGGAATTTATTCCAATTTTATGCTTCGTTTAAATCATTGGAGTTAACCAACTTGTCTCGGTTAGGGGAAGGATCCCTCGTGAATTTGGAACGTGCCATGGCACTAGGGCAAAGGTTTGGTGGTCATATGGTCCAAGGTCATGTGGATGGCATGGCAATAGTAATCAGTCGCAAACAAATTGAAAATGAAGTGGAAGAGTTTTGGGTGGAAATTCCAGAAGATTTAAGACGTTTTTTTGTAAAAAAAGGATCTGTTACTTTAGATGGAATCAGTCTCACCGTAGTCGATGTAAAAGATGGGAATATCCAACTGATTCTTATTCCAGAAACCATACAAAAAACCAATGCAAACTCTTGGAAAAAGGATCAACGACTGAATGTCGAGGTGGATGTCCTAGCCAAATACATTGAAAATTATTTGGCAGGCAGACAACTTTAAATGGAATTAATTTCTTTTTAATAAATCATCAATATCGGAATCAGAATCTGCATCAATGTACTTGGATTGAAAGTCAGAGCTATTCATGATTTCGAAAAACATATCAAGCTTTGCTAATTTAAATACATTTTGGATCATCGGTTTCATACCAACAAGTAAAAGTTTTCCCTTTTTGTTTTTAAGAGAATTAAGGCTTTTGATAAGAGACCCAATCCCAGATGAATCAATGTAATCGAGCCGACTCATTTCGATGGAAACGAGGTTTGGACTTGATTCAATCAATTTGTTGAAAATGGATTCAAACTCTTCTGTGGACTCAATATCAAATTTCCCAGCGATTTCGATGGTTTTGATCTTTCCTATTGTGTTTAATTTCAGCTCCACAAGTCCTCCGATCCGGAACATTTAGACAAAAGAAATAGGAAAAATCAATGAATTTCTTTGGGAATCTTCTTTAATTCGGAACGGCTTTCAGAGTTTTAGTATATAGAGGCCTTTCCCAATGATACGTCCGATCGAAGAAGCAATCGAAGAAATCCGCCAAGGCAAAATGATCATCCTCGTCGATTCTGAAGACAGAGAAAACGAAGGTGATTTGGTCTGCGCGTCCCAGTTTGCAGACAAAGACAAAATCAATTTTATGGCGACCCATGGACGTGGACTCATTTGTGTCCCAATGGAGCGGGAAAGGTTACAAAGTTTGGGTCTCGGCAAAATGGTAGATGACCTTACACTTGGTGACAAACATGGGACTGCATTTACCGTTTCAGTGGATGCAAAATTTGGAACTAGTACGGGAATTTCGGCCCACGACAGAGCCAAAACAGTAGAAGTCTTACTCGATCCCAAAACAAAACCAGATGATCTCATGCGACCAGGTCACTTGTTTCCTCTGCAAGCAGTGACAGGTGGAGTGTTACGTCGGGCAGGTCATACTGAAGCAGCTGTCGACTTATCTAAGTTAGCTGGCTTATACCCAAGTGGTGTCATCTGTGAAATCATGAATGATGATGGTTCCATGGCAAGGATCCCTGATTTAGAAAAATTTGCCAAAACCCACGGACTCAATATTTATACGATAGAAGACCTGATCCGATACCGTAGACATAAAGAAAAACTCATCCACTTAGAAGTGGAAGCAAATCTTCCAACAGAGTTTGGTGATTTTAAAATCAAAGCCTATTCGACTCAAATTGATGATAAAATTCACATGGCACTCGTGAAAGGAGATATCGAACCTGACAAACCAGTGCTCGTTCGAGTTCATAGCGAGTGTTTGACGGGAGATATCTTTTCTTCACAACGTTGTGATTGTGGACCTCAACTCCACAACGCTCTCCGAATGATTGAAAAAGAAGGGCGGGGAGTTTTACTTTATATGCGCCAAGAAGGGAGAGGGATTGGGATCATTAACAAACTCAAAGCCTATTCTTTACAAGAAGGTGGGCTTGATACTGTGGAAGCCAATGAAAAATTAGGATTTGCTCCAGATTTACGTGAATATGGAATCGGGGCTCAGATCCTCCGAGACATTGGTGTTAAACAAATGAAGCTAATCACGAATAACCCTCGTAAGATTGTGGGTCTTGAGGGATACAACCTCCATGTGACAGAAAGGGTTCCCATTGAAATCGATCCTGTGGAAGAAAATCAAAAGTACCTTCAAACGAAAAAAACGAAACTTGGGCACCTATTAAACTTACACGGTTAGTTGTTTTTGACTTTCGCAGGGTTATAAAGTATACAAATCATCTAAGGTGATAATCGAGTCCTTTCCCAACTCGAGTTTTTCCTTTCAAATAAAATCCGATCATGAAGTCGGCCCACTCGTCCTTGCCAAAATTCGATTTTGGTTGGATAAACCGAATACCCGCCCCAAAACTCTGGCATTGGTATCTCTTTCCCTTCCCATTCTTTGGAAAGGGATTTGAATTTGGATTCTAGTTTTTCTCTCGATGATACCACCGAACTCTGATTTGATGTATGGGCACCAATTTGAGATTCTCTTGGGCGAATTTTAAAGTAGGCTTCTGATTCTTCTTTAGTGATTTTGGAGACGGTCCCTTCAATTCGGATTTGGCGTTCTAATTTTGGCCAAAAAAAATTCAAAGCAACACGATTGTTTTCCGCAATGTCTTTTCCTTTGTCCGATAGATAATTTGTAAAAAATTGGAATTCATTTCGGATAAGACCTTTTAATAGTACAATTCGTACGCTTGGTTGCCCTTCCTTGTTTACGGTCGCAAGACTCATTGCATTGGGTTCCAGTTCTTTTTCTTCTTTGGCTTCGGTAAACCATAAAGAAAAAAGTGCCAAAGGGTCGGTCCCTGCAGTTTGTTCTGAAAGTACAGAACGTTCGTAACTGTTTCGCATATTGGCTAAATCATTCAATGTTTCCATAATTTAAGTATCCCTCCCATTCATAATAGTGGACGATGAGTTTGAAAAAAAAAGTAAAAAAGATTCCAATGGAAAAATAGAGTCCCATTGGGATTTTTTTTCCTTTGAGAGACTCTCCTTTTTTTCTAAGTAAGAAACTAAAGCCGACAGCAAGTAGGTATGAAGAATTGAAATAAACCATCCAAAAAGGATTTCCTGCAATGGCCGCAAGGACAGGAGAAAATATTACATCACCAAGTCCAGTTCCTCCACGAAACAAAAGATAGATGATAAGATAAAAGAGTAAAAAACCTAAATACACATACAGGTGTGTGAAACCTGGCGTCTCTTCGAATAAAAAATAATTGGATCCAAAACCAAATCCAATGAGGAAGGGAAGGTTTTCATAATCCAGAGACAGTTTTTTTGCATCAGTCAACATCGCAATGAGTAGGTGACCTAAAAAAAATAAGAGACAAAATGTCCCAGGTAAGGATTCAGAAACAAAATAAACAAGTATCGCTATGAGTCCGAATAAGAATTCTGTTAAAGGGTATAGTTTGGCAATCTCCACCTGGCAACGATTACATTTTCCTTTGGTTAATAACCATCCAAATATCGGAACCAAATAGAGTTTGTTTACATTGGTCTTGCAACTTGGGCAGTGGCTTGGTTTAGAAAAAATGATGTTCCATCGTTTAAACCCTTGGAATTTTTTACGACCTTGTTCATAACAGTAATACAAGATCCTATCACCAAGTGTAGTATAAAAACTAGCAAGAGAAGCTGCAAAAAAAAATAGAATCATATAGGAAAGTCCAGTGGAAAGAAAATACCAGTTAGATTCTATTAGTGATTCCATGTTTTTTAGTTGGTTCTACAGAATGGATTCACGTTCTTTCGAAAGTTCCTGTAATGCCTTCATTCCACGTTTTAGAGTTTCCCATTCAGTAGCAAACGAAAGCCTTACATAATTTTTTGCATCACAGAAGATAAACCCAGGAACAAGGATGAGATCTTTTTTTACAGCACGTTTGATGAATTCTTCATCTTCGCAAGGAACTTGGAAAAATGCATAAAAGGCTCCACCTGATTTTTGGATGGGGTAGTAGTCTTTTAAGGACTCATATACAAAATCACGTTTTTCTTTGTAATCCTGGATATAAGTTGACATATCTGTTTTTAGAGCTTCGATACCTGCCCACTGTGTGATGGAAGGTGCGCACACAACCGTATACTGCTGTAAGGTGGTGAGCGCCTTGATTACTTTGTCTTCGGCAAGGATTGTGGCTAACCTAAGGCCTGTCATGTTATACGTTTTCGAGAAACCAGTGAGGGTAATTGTTTTTTCATATTCACTCCCAATGGAAAAAAACTTTCCGTCATAATCAAAGAGTTCATAAATTTCATCACTGATGAGATATGCTCCTGTGTTTTCTGCAAAGTTCGCAATGGCACGGAGTTGTTCTTTTGACAAAACCTTTCCTGTGGGATTCGATGGATTGGAAAAAATAATGAGTTTGAATTTTCGGTTCTTCAACGTTTCCAAATCCTTGGGTTCAAAGTTTTCGGAAAGGGGAACCACTTTTCCTCCATAAAACTTTAACATGGCTGGATACATTAAAAAATAAGGAGAGATGACGAGACATTCATCACCTTCATTCACGAGAGCATTAAAAAGTAAAAAGAGAGCAGAAGAAATTCCCGAAGTCACAAGGATTCTATCTTCATGGGCATATTTCATATGGTTTTGGGTTCTGTACTTTTCAGCCATTGCTGATTTTAATTCAGGAATCCCAGCTGTGAGTGTGTAAGATGTTTTCCCTTCAATGGCTGCCCGATTCATCGCTTCAATGATGTTAGGTGGGCAAGGGAAGTGGGGTTGGCCGATACTCAAATTGATAGGGTTTTGGATGCTACGTGCAAGTTCAAAGGCTTTTCGGATGGGAGAGGAGTCGATCCCATTCATTCTATTGGCAAATTCCATGGAATCATCATGGTTTTTAGGGTAGGTACGGGTCAATAGAATTTGGTTTACAGCCTACAAATGAGTAGAAATCTGAAGGATATGGAATTTGTAACCATCGCCGGCGTAAAAGTGCCTGTCCTTCCTCATTCAGAAAAATTTCCCGTTTTCCCTTCTAGCCTAGTTGAAACTGATTCGGTGAAACAAACCTTACAAAAAATCCTTTACCCGATGCTCGAAGGGATGCCAGTCCTACTCGTCGGTGATGCTGGTGTCGGAAAAAACGCTCTTATTTATTATATCAATTCACTTAGAAAACAACCTACGCTTCGATTCAGTTTTAATGAGGACACTCTCCCTGAAGATTTAATTGGATCGTATCGCATCTTACTCGATGGGAAAGGATTCACATGGTCCAATGGACCGCTTACGAACGCATTGTCAGAGGGACTCAGTTTTGTTGCAGACGAAATGAACCTTTGTGCACCAAACATCATCAAACGTTTTTCATCTGTCTACGAATCCAATTATCTCGACCTTCTCGAAGGCAGTGGGGAACGTGTGAAGGGGAAAACTGGATTTTGGTTCATTGGAACCCAAAACCCGAGTGAAGGCTTTGAAGGTCGTAAACCTTTGCCTTTTGACATCACAAAACATTTTGCTGTTGTTTATGTGGATCCTTATTCTCCCGATGAGATGTTTTTTATCCTAAAAAAAATTTATCCAATGCTTTCGGAAGAAGTATTACAACAAATCATCCGCATCAGTTTAGAATCAGAAAAAAGAATAAAGTCGGGTGAGATTGGAAAAGGGGATTTAGAAAAATACCATTTTAATTTGCGAACCCTTCAAAAGTATTGTAACCGTTTGGTATTGTTTGGTGCAAAAGACAAAACCGTTTCGGTCAGAGAAGCCCTGTATTTGTTTGAGGAACCATTCCGCAAAAAAGAGGACAAAGAAAAACAACGAGAGCTCATTGAAGCAGAGTTTGGTGGTGCTGTCAAACTAGTTCCTACTAAAGGGTATGTGCAAAATTCTACCATTTTTTGGAATGACAAGGAAATCAAAACTTGGGACGAGAAACAAACGATTTCTCTACTTTCCAAATACCCAACCCCAGAACCTATCTTACATTTTCTCGACCAGGTCTTTACCGCTATCCAAGCCAAAGAAAACATCCTCATCGAATACCGAGAAGACCAAGACCCACAAGAATTTTTACCACTATTTACGGAACTCACAGGGATTGAAATTGAATCTGTGATGTTATCCAAAGGCATGCACACATCGGATGTAGTCGGTGCCTTAAAACCTACAGAAGAAGGGAATATTGAAAGTGTGACTTGGGTTGACGGCCCACTCACACGTGCCATCCGAAAAGGGAATATTATCCTCATCTCAGGACTTGAATCAGCGGGTGCCGAACTCGTTGAAAAAATGAATATGTTAACAGATGATGCCCGCTCCCTCACTCTCCCGCCAGAGTCAGGGGAATACCTTCCGATCAAACTCACAGATACCTCTGTTGTGTTCGGGATGAAGTCTTTCCGAGCTTCAAAATCTGTCACAACCATCTCTCGTGCCTTCCGTAACCGATTCACGCCCATCCTCTTTCCAGAACTCGAAGATGTAAACGTGTTACAAGAGATTTTAGAATTCTTTCTACCAGAAGGTGTGTTGCCAAGATCCCTCGCACGTTTCCATCTGAAGGCAAAAGAACTTTCAGAAAAACGTACGATAGGTTCGGCAAATCTTATGCCTTACAGATTTGGAATCGCAAACCTTCTCAAATGGAAAAACCATATCTACCGTTACAACCAAACAGACGTAAAAGACATTGCGATCCGTGGGGGAAAGATTTATTATACGAACCAAATTGCAGATCCGAAGGAACGAAAAGAATTGGAACGTCTGTTAGAAGGTTTTCTTTCAGGAGTAGAAGTGGTCTCAACACTCTTCGAGGAAATCGAAGAGAAAAAAAAAACATTTACCACTGAGTCTGGACTAAATCGTAAAAATTGGTGGGACCCAGAACTCCATAAACGAGACCCACTCACAGGTGTTGCTAAAAAACTCAATTCCGGTGAGGAAACAAAGCGGGGAATTGAGATCAATACTCCCGAAACAGGTGGTGGCACCAAGGAAGGACCCGATGCTTGGTATGGGCAAGACACACAAGGAAACCAAGGCCAGGGAGAACCACAGGGTGGTGGTGGTGCTTGGGGGTATAGAACAGAAGAACTCTACAAACAATTCTTAAAAAAACGCCGCTTGCTTTGGGATTATTCCATTTTGGTGGGGCTCACTGAGTTTAAATCGGTGTTTGGGAAAGAACTAGAAGAAGTGGAGTTAAACCTCGAACAACTCTTTGATCCTGAAATTGACATCCACCGGATGTACAAAAACGAAGGTTCGCGGGTGGATGCACGCAAATACATCTCTTACAAAAGTGGAAGGGGTGATACTAAAATTTTTGATAAAACTACCATCGAAAAAAATGATGAAAAGCTAAAAGGGGTTGAGGTAACATTTCTCGTATCAAAGTGCAGAAGGATCTTTAACTTTGAATATTCGATTGCGATGTTGTCTGCTCTCCTTGTGAGTTTACATATCTTAAATGAACATGATATCAAAACGAGTGTCCATACTTTCTGTGATATCAAAAATTCAAAAGACACAGTTGATATTTTTAATCTCAAATCTGCCGAAGAAGACTATACCGCGGAGAAAGAAGAAGAAGTATTCAACGCACTTTGCAAAAATTGGCATGGGGATAGCATCCCTGAATACCAAGTCCTTTCAAATTGTGAACGTTATTTTTCGCCAGATGCTCAAACCAAAATCATCGTCATTCTATCGGACTTCCGAGGGCAGCGGGCAAAAACCTATATCGAAGACGAACTTGCATCTTTTGATACGCGAAAGATGAAAGAAGCTGTACTGAAAAACGAAGAGAAAAACTATGTATTTTTAGGGGTGGGACTTGGTTCGCGTTTCATTGCCGAACATGTTTTCCACGATTCTCTTCAAATCACGGCAGATAATTTTTATTCCATGCCGAATTTGATTGGGGCAGAAATTGCAAGACTCGTGCAAATCCACCATTCCTTAAGACAGTAACCAGTATGGGCAAAACAAAAAAAGACGATAAACCACGCGGAACTGATCCTTTAATCAATAAAAAGGCAAAGTTCAATTTCGAACTATTAGATTCGTTTGAGGCTGGTGTTGTTCTCACTGGATCGGAAGTGAAATCTCTAAGGGAAAAAAAAGGAAACCTGACCGATTGTTTTGCGAAAGTGAGAAACGGGGAAGTATTTTTAGAAAACTTTCAAATTCCTCCTTATAAAAACGGAGGTTATGCGAACCATCCTGAAATACGCCCTCGTAAACTCTTACTCAAAGCAAAAGAAATTGAAAAAATTGATCGTTCCATCAAAGAGAAGGGGCTTGTGCTTGTTGCCACTCGTTGTTTCTTTAAGAACAATCGTTTGGTGAAGATAGATGTCGCTTTAGCCAAACCTAAGAAATTATACGACAAACGAGATGATATCCAAAAGAAGGAAGCCAAAATCGATATGGAAAGAGCCATGAAGGAACACTTACGCAAATGAAGGGACTTCCAGTGGTCACCATTGTTGGTAGACAAAATGTCGGTAAATCTACATTATTTAATGCCATTCTCCGGGCACAAAGTGCCATCACAGAAAACACAGCGGGAGTCACCCGGGATGTGTTACAAAAAACAGTAGAACGAGCTGAGTTCAAAATTCCGTTCACTTTGTCCGACACTCCAGGTCTTGATATTGAGAACATCGACGAAATTTCAAAGGAAATCATTGAGATAGCTTTT encodes:
- the secF gene encoding protein translocase subunit SecF, with product MYNINFTKYKYFTLSISFLAIVLGFVITFAKYGGFAHSLDFNGGLRTVVELPKDKTRADLESYFQTKKIEAVVILLEKEKNIFQLDIGLGSLSTIEELFKEIPEDKRESSTSAIDRFVQLLRFEFNLPKEKVLSADQVGAVVGGELTEVGITLLLTTLGIILLYLSIRSQFKFALASAIALVHDILMTLALIGFLQIKPSVPIIAALLTLLGYSINDKIVVFDRIRENAHGKDNLALSNIINVSISQTLGRTINTSFTTMISVVAIIVGGAAELYDFAFVLLFGVIVGTYSSIYIAAPISEIYDRLRKKRFT
- a CDS encoding prepilin peptidase, yielding MESLIESNWYFLSTGLSYMILFFFAASLASFYTTLGDRILYYCYEQGRKKFQGFKRWNIIFSKPSHCPSCKTNVNKLYLVPIFGWLLTKGKCNRCQVEIAKLYPLTEFLFGLIAILVYFVSESLPGTFCLLFFLGHLLIAMLTDAKKLSLDYENLPFLIGFGFGSNYFLFEETPGFTHLYVYLGFLLFYLIIYLLFRGGTGLGDVIFSPVLAAIAGNPFWMVYFNSSYLLAVGFSFLLRKKGESLKGKKIPMGLYFSIGIFFTFFFKLIVHYYEWEGYLNYGNIE
- a CDS encoding bifunctional diaminohydroxyphosphoribosylaminopyrimidine deaminase/5-amino-6-(5-phosphoribosylamino)uracil reductase RibD — protein: MNVEKRKELYSLHSLLGFLAMGKTGGNPPVSAVLTDLNGNVIEKAHTQEYGGNHAERELFSLLQKQHSLNQIIPKESPLSETNEADTSQKNTNSGVFLSDFILSVSLEPCTHFGKTPPCRDLVLESKPKELLIGWKDPNPLVISGDWESYQEKGITVRLDPMLANTSIPYLQGFIKRIQTGLPWVWIKSATSKEGNYADSSLKKERVSSVEIDLYLQILRAKFDAVACGPNTIFIDEPSLHFRITEEMIRLAGLPKRQTELIPFFEAATNLFTSLTKWARDTTLLHQLEEGKYQPYRVFVLDPKRLPSENFFSKQMELNDRYGEKKCIFFVIVDTINVEAEIFDLPFEIRNQMETLSLHPIFPIGKNDGDLFLKTLGKFGINSLLCEAGSFFPNFLNENLSDEDCILEIRNFEKSIPHGIPFVYQNEHILSEFKIGSNSVFIRKPKRST
- a CDS encoding riboflavin synthase, whose translation is MFTGLVETLGKVVQIEPIDSGIQFTIQTEWENPDIKLGDSIAINGACMTVTKFSDLGNLFQFYASFKSLELTNLSRLGEGSLVNLERAMALGQRFGGHMVQGHVDGMAIVISRKQIENEVEEFWVEIPEDLRRFFVKKGSVTLDGISLTVVDVKDGNIQLILIPETIQKTNANSWKKDQRLNVEVDVLAKYIENYLAGRQL
- a CDS encoding STAS domain-containing protein, which gives rise to MELKLNTIGKIKTIEIAGKFDIESTEEFESIFNKLIESSPNLVSIEMSRLDYIDSSGIGSLIKSLNSLKNKKGKLLLVGMKPMIQNVFKLAKLDMFFEIMNSSDFQSKYIDADSDSDIDDLLKRN
- the secD gene encoding protein translocase subunit SecD; this translates as MQSYRLLLLPFFILVVSFTILYPNFADRTLKLVVREDVYSLPEEDQKTLVNGLFERWEKDYGKSSGWTIEPKGTLPPKENPFYTVNGRFITSAKINQISQENQSLVNEGKNKLEPTWIENMIRGGKSLSIKLGLDLQGGMRVVLKGDFEDYTSKLRDLYAKEITELNVTLNNSLAKPDDIEKAKNRLAEIESSFDLSPMRKIVELEKAKMIIDNRLTTQNLTEPQVRIQKEQDAIEVSLPGVSNSAAILEILQNTETVEYRLEEPNSFTYKKIISDSESRLMELGQREKTDIYLFQELVKNKAGKKAQDEFLAGLEKKYNIPKDYKVYAMWARGNSAKSTLLPRSFVVLERKIALSGNDMTNAQPSYNSNSYGWMVSFTLTPNGAEKFFDLTSENRGRNLAIVWGDKVISNPVINDPIAGGRAEISGSFSEQEAIRLANVISEGALPIPLSVLEMRFIGPTLGIESIEVGVKAVAIGFFLVMVYMIFYYRLGGFIADLSLLVNIIILAALLTLMDFTLTLPGIAGIILTAGMAVDANVIIYERIREEIEEGRALSIAVTRGFENAFWTIMDANVTTLIAGILMIRLGNGPIKGFAITLCWGIVTTLFTSLFLSRLFMELSVNRFGIHHLNLRPFFFGKKEVKHV
- a CDS encoding bifunctional 3,4-dihydroxy-2-butanone-4-phosphate synthase/GTP cyclohydrolase II, with amino-acid sequence MIRPIEEAIEEIRQGKMIILVDSEDRENEGDLVCASQFADKDKINFMATHGRGLICVPMERERLQSLGLGKMVDDLTLGDKHGTAFTVSVDAKFGTSTGISAHDRAKTVEVLLDPKTKPDDLMRPGHLFPLQAVTGGVLRRAGHTEAAVDLSKLAGLYPSGVICEIMNDDGSMARIPDLEKFAKTHGLNIYTIEDLIRYRRHKEKLIHLEVEANLPTEFGDFKIKAYSTQIDDKIHMALVKGDIEPDKPVLVRVHSECLTGDIFSSQRCDCGPQLHNALRMIEKEGRGVLLYMRQEGRGIGIINKLKAYSLQEGGLDTVEANEKLGFAPDLREYGIGAQILRDIGVKQMKLITNNPRKIVGLEGYNLHVTERVPIEIDPVEENQKYLQTKKTKLGHLLNLHG
- the pdxH gene encoding pyridoxamine 5'-phosphate oxidase, with translation MNDLANMRNSYERSVLSEQTAGTDPLALFSLWFTEAKEEKELEPNAMSLATVNKEGQPSVRIVLLKGLIRNEFQFFTNYLSDKGKDIAENNRVALNFFWPKLERQIRIEGTVSKITKEESEAYFKIRPRESQIGAHTSNQSSVVSSREKLESKFKSLSKEWEGKEIPMPEFWGGYSVYPTKIEFWQGRVGRLHDRILFERKNSSWERTRLSP